One window of the Archaeoglobus sulfaticallidus PM70-1 genome contains the following:
- a CDS encoding CBS domain-containing protein — protein sequence MRAEDVMNRDVVYITLPNTRDVAINIFKKHKISGIPVVKNDRLVGIVTRKDILRKPDEEQLALLMTPDPVTVQHDDSLRDVVDILANSNFRRLPVLKEDKLVGIITLRDIINQIAEMEIEDAVKRYVTNSTVCVWEETPLNVVGEVMRLTNAELCPVLDDNGSLVGLIDEKIMLSESLIDEFLEEKSYASSSDSEDYWMWDSFRDFTVKYFEVSVVKLPKEPVKNFMKKAVYVYPQTKVSKCAREMIKNDIDHIPVADADERLIGMVHDRELIKVLLDIMQ from the coding sequence ATGAGAGCAGAGGATGTAATGAACAGAGATGTTGTTTACATAACACTCCCAAACACGAGGGATGTTGCTATCAACATTTTCAAGAAGCACAAAATATCCGGCATACCTGTGGTCAAAAACGACAGGCTGGTTGGTATAGTAACGAGGAAGGATATACTCCGGAAACCGGACGAGGAGCAGCTGGCTCTTTTAATGACTCCAGACCCTGTTACGGTTCAGCATGATGATTCTCTCAGAGATGTGGTGGATATCCTTGCGAACAGCAACTTCAGGAGACTTCCAGTGTTGAAGGAGGATAAGCTTGTTGGGATAATTACCCTCAGAGACATTATAAACCAGATTGCTGAGATGGAGATAGAAGATGCAGTGAAGAGGTATGTCACGAATTCAACTGTCTGCGTGTGGGAGGAAACCCCGCTCAATGTTGTCGGAGAGGTTATGCGGCTGACAAATGCCGAATTATGTCCAGTACTGGATGACAATGGCAGCTTAGTTGGTTTAATCGATGAGAAGATAATGCTGTCAGAATCTCTCATAGACGAATTTCTCGAGGAGAAGAGCTACGCATCATCGAGTGATAGCGAGGACTACTGGATGTGGGATTCCTTCAGGGATTTCACAGTCAAGTATTTCGAAGTGAGCGTTGTGAAGCTTCCAAAAGAACCTGTTAAGAACTTCATGAAGAAAGCTGTGTATGTCTACCCCCAGACGAAAGTCTCGAAGTGTGCGAGGGAGATGATAAAGAACGACATAGACCACATCCCGGTTGCGGATGCTGATGAGAGGCTGATCGGAATGGTTCACGACAGGGAGCTGATAAAAGTTCTGCTTGATATAATGCAGTAG
- a CDS encoding restriction endonuclease: MPSWQEFEELVKDVFEKNDFETRFRVVFRYKGRRSEIDIIAKRFNKILAVDAKRYNRNWYRKSALKREAEKHRKRCENYSKLTNQRVYPVIVSLIDDRLIFYEGCAVVPFDALNDFLLNIDYYLAELFED; this comes from the coding sequence ATGCCAAGCTGGCAGGAGTTCGAAGAACTTGTGAAAGATGTTTTTGAAAAAAATGATTTTGAAACCAGATTCAGAGTTGTTTTCAGGTATAAGGGAAGAAGAAGTGAGATAGACATAATAGCCAAAAGATTCAATAAAATTCTGGCTGTAGATGCTAAAAGGTACAACAGAAACTGGTACAGAAAGAGTGCATTGAAAAGGGAGGCAGAGAAACACAGAAAGAGGTGTGAAAACTACTCGAAGCTCACGAATCAGAGGGTATATCCGGTAATAGTGTCTCTCATCGATGACAGGCTGATCTTTTACGAGGGTTGTGCTGTAGTGCCGTTTGATGCCTTAAACGATTTTCTCCTCAACATCGATTACTACCTCGCAGAGCTTTTTGAGGATTAG
- the gatC gene encoding Asp-tRNA(Asn)/Glu-tRNA(Gln) amidotransferase subunit GatC, with the protein MITRDEVVHISKLAKIALSDDEIERFRSEFESILEYFESLDDVRNEFENFDDVEPTFQVLPLRNVFRDDVAKDSLDRESVLMNAKHKEEGYFKGPRIVE; encoded by the coding sequence ATGATAACGAGAGATGAGGTTGTTCACATATCCAAGCTCGCCAAGATAGCTTTGAGTGATGATGAAATTGAGAGGTTCAGGAGTGAATTTGAGAGCATACTCGAGTATTTTGAATCGCTTGATGATGTCAGAAATGAATTCGAAAATTTCGACGATGTCGAGCCAACATTCCAGGTTCTTCCACTCAGGAATGTTTTTAGAGATGATGTGGCCAAGGACTCCCTTGATAGAGAGTCCGTTCTGATGAACGCGAAACATAAAGAAGAGGGATATTTCAAAGGCCCGAGAATAGTTGAGTAA
- the gatA gene encoding Asp-tRNA(Asn)/Glu-tRNA(Gln) amidotransferase subunit GatA, which yields MISISDWKERLEESKAEDLVAELIERIKKSDLNAFISVNEKAVDDARRFDEGKLSGKLAGIPVAVKDNISTKGMLTTCASKILHNYIPPYDAHVVERLKQEGAIIIGKTNMDEFAMGTTTETSYFGVVKNPFDKSRVAGGSSGGSAACLAGDESVVSLGSDTGGSIRCPASFCGVYGLKPTYGLVSRYGLIPYANSLEQIGPFATCVEDLAILLEVIAGKDERDSTNSGKDFNSRDLRDVGRLKIGVIREMSGNEDVMSSFNEALEVVKKHHEVEEVSLRSLKYALPAYYIIAMSEASSNLARYDGVRYGLALDRLSNWNDYFSEVRAEGFGDEVKRRIMLGSYALSAGYYGKYYLKALKVRTLVINDFERALSKYDLLIAPTMPSLPFRIGELADPLTMYKADVNTVPINLSGLPSLSMPIFMRKGLPVGMQIIGNYFSESLILSFAKQLENELAA from the coding sequence GTGATATCGATATCCGATTGGAAAGAGAGGCTTGAGGAGAGCAAAGCCGAAGATCTGGTAGCTGAGTTAATAGAGAGAATAAAAAAGAGCGATCTCAATGCTTTCATAAGTGTAAACGAAAAGGCAGTAGATGATGCGAGAAGGTTCGATGAGGGCAAACTGTCCGGCAAACTCGCTGGGATACCTGTGGCTGTTAAGGACAACATATCCACAAAGGGCATGCTCACAACCTGTGCATCAAAAATCCTCCACAACTACATCCCGCCATACGACGCCCATGTTGTTGAAAGGCTGAAACAGGAAGGGGCGATAATAATCGGCAAAACAAACATGGATGAGTTCGCCATGGGAACCACAACCGAGACCTCATATTTCGGAGTTGTGAAAAATCCGTTCGACAAAAGCAGAGTTGCTGGAGGCAGCAGTGGTGGAAGTGCAGCATGCTTGGCTGGAGACGAAAGCGTTGTATCTTTGGGAAGCGATACTGGTGGTAGCATAAGATGTCCGGCAAGTTTTTGCGGAGTCTATGGCTTAAAGCCAACCTATGGTCTGGTTTCTAGGTATGGATTGATACCGTACGCGAACAGCCTCGAGCAGATAGGTCCATTCGCCACCTGCGTTGAGGATCTTGCGATTTTGCTTGAAGTGATAGCTGGAAAGGATGAGAGAGATTCTACAAATTCTGGAAAGGACTTTAACAGCAGAGACCTCAGAGATGTTGGCAGACTTAAAATTGGCGTTATCAGGGAAATGAGCGGGAACGAGGATGTTATGTCTTCTTTCAATGAGGCTCTGGAGGTCGTAAAAAAGCACCATGAGGTTGAAGAGGTTTCGCTCCGCTCTCTAAAGTACGCCCTACCGGCATACTATATAATCGCAATGAGTGAAGCTTCATCAAACCTTGCCAGATACGATGGTGTGAGATATGGTCTAGCATTGGATAGGCTTTCGAACTGGAACGATTACTTTTCTGAGGTGAGGGCTGAGGGCTTCGGAGATGAGGTTAAGAGGAGGATCATGCTCGGAAGCTATGCCCTCTCAGCTGGCTACTACGGAAAATACTACCTCAAAGCTCTCAAGGTCAGAACGCTCGTTATAAACGATTTTGAAAGAGCTTTGAGCAAATACGATTTGCTGATCGCTCCAACAATGCCCTCTCTGCCCTTCAGGATTGGCGAACTTGCAGATCCGCTTACGATGTACAAGGCTGATGTCAACACAGTTCCGATAAACCTCTCAGGCCTTCCATCCCTTTCGATGCCAATATTCATGAGAAAAGGTCTGCCAGTTGGAATGCAGATTATTGGTAACTACTTCTCAGAAAGCCTGATCCTCTCATTTGCCAAACAGCTTGAGAACGAGCTTGCAGCGTGA
- the sepS gene encoding O-phosphoserine--tRNA ligase, whose protein sequence is MRFDVNEYKKLSEEDFEKAWMKGTEVLTPKNPNLLFPRYSYSIGEEHPLFKTINDLRRAYITLGFKEVVNPVIVEDSHVRRQFGKEALAVLDRCFYLASLPRPNIGISAEKVDEIEKIAQKKLSEEEIDAIRMIFHEFKKGRIDGDDLPYKLASAIEISDVKAVEIIDKVFPEFKALKPEPESLTLRSHMTTGWFITLSKIASRFPLPIKLFSIDRCFRKEQREDATRLYTYFSASCVVVDEDVGVEEGKAVAEGLLRQFGFKKFKFRLDEKRSKYYIPGTQTEVFAFHPKIVGSSTKYSDGWIEIATFGIYSPTALAQYDVEYPVMNLGLGVERLAMILYDYSDVRELVYPWLYGKIELSDMDIAKGIKLLEVPYTLDGLKIAQSIIECADKNKDIRGPAEVTAFEGEIYGKKIRVKIVEREENVRLCGPAYANEVVVYQGSILGVPRTDKWLHVFEHGFTTGIRYIDSFAHYCARKIEEGVAKDVKEMEIRTRVVESLSDINLGLQENIRKYITSKEGKIDIRGPMFVAVRYEMLS, encoded by the coding sequence ATGAGGTTTGATGTAAACGAGTACAAAAAGTTGAGCGAGGAGGACTTCGAAAAAGCCTGGATGAAAGGGACTGAGGTGCTAACCCCAAAGAACCCCAACCTGCTTTTCCCAAGATATAGCTACTCGATTGGTGAGGAGCACCCTCTGTTCAAGACCATAAACGATCTCAGGAGGGCATACATAACCCTCGGATTCAAGGAGGTCGTGAATCCTGTCATCGTTGAGGACAGCCATGTCAGAAGGCAGTTCGGAAAGGAAGCTCTGGCTGTTCTCGACCGATGCTTTTACCTCGCATCACTCCCGAGACCTAACATCGGAATATCGGCTGAGAAGGTGGATGAAATAGAGAAGATAGCCCAGAAGAAGCTTAGCGAAGAGGAAATCGATGCTATCAGGATGATTTTCCATGAATTCAAGAAGGGTAGAATAGATGGGGATGATTTACCGTATAAACTTGCTTCAGCAATAGAAATCAGCGATGTAAAGGCTGTTGAGATAATAGACAAGGTATTTCCAGAGTTTAAAGCACTCAAACCAGAGCCGGAGAGCTTGACGCTGAGGAGCCACATGACAACTGGATGGTTCATAACTCTGAGCAAGATAGCCAGCAGATTCCCCCTCCCGATAAAGCTGTTCAGCATAGACAGATGTTTCAGAAAGGAGCAGAGAGAGGATGCTACCAGACTGTATACATACTTCTCAGCAAGCTGTGTGGTTGTTGATGAGGATGTTGGCGTTGAGGAAGGAAAGGCTGTTGCAGAGGGGTTGCTGAGGCAGTTCGGGTTCAAGAAGTTCAAGTTCAGGCTTGATGAGAAGAGGAGCAAGTACTACATTCCCGGCACGCAGACAGAGGTCTTCGCTTTCCATCCAAAAATCGTTGGCTCAAGCACAAAGTACAGCGATGGATGGATAGAAATCGCAACTTTCGGCATATACAGCCCGACAGCATTAGCGCAGTACGATGTGGAGTATCCTGTGATGAACCTCGGGCTCGGGGTTGAGAGGCTTGCAATGATCCTGTACGACTACTCGGATGTCAGAGAGCTGGTTTATCCATGGCTCTACGGGAAAATCGAGCTATCAGACATGGACATAGCCAAGGGCATAAAGCTGCTGGAAGTCCCGTACACGCTTGATGGGCTGAAAATTGCTCAGAGCATAATAGAGTGTGCAGACAAGAACAAGGACATTAGAGGTCCGGCAGAGGTTACAGCATTTGAGGGAGAGATATATGGCAAGAAGATAAGGGTTAAGATAGTCGAGAGAGAGGAGAATGTCAGGCTGTGCGGTCCAGCTTATGCCAACGAGGTTGTTGTGTACCAGGGAAGCATCTTGGGTGTTCCAAGAACGGATAAATGGCTCCATGTCTTTGAGCACGGTTTCACTACTGGCATAAGATACATCGACTCCTTCGCCCACTATTGTGCGAGGAAGATAGAGGAGGGTGTCGCGAAGGATGTAAAGGAAATGGAGATAAGAACGAGAGTCGTGGAAAGCCTGTCTGACATAAACCTCGGGTTACAGGAGAACATAAGGAAGTACATAACCTCAAAGGAAGGAAAAATAGACATCAGGGGACCGATGTTCGTTGCTGTGAGATATGAGATGCTATCATGA
- a CDS encoding endonuclease V encodes MKHSLEELRKLQEEMSKRVVLREIDLGKVEHVLGVDQAFLGDKIISVGVLMSFPEMKIMGSSVRVEREDFPYIPGYLMFREGPSALKVVKELLQENTLILVDGSGIAHPRRCGLATYIGIETQTPTIGITKSRLFGEYTEPRDTGDISPLTHNGEIIGYAMKTCRRCKPIFISPGNMITPLQAVEAVKLCLKGYKLPEPIRIADRLSKERRKEEAENGRYNKI; translated from the coding sequence ATGAAGCACAGCCTTGAAGAGCTGAGAAAGCTTCAGGAAGAGATGTCGAAGAGGGTTGTTCTGAGGGAGATCGATCTGGGTAAAGTTGAGCATGTTCTGGGTGTTGATCAGGCTTTTCTTGGTGATAAAATAATATCTGTTGGAGTTTTAATGAGCTTTCCAGAAATGAAGATAATGGGCTCCAGCGTGAGAGTTGAGAGAGAAGATTTTCCGTACATTCCCGGATACCTCATGTTCAGGGAGGGGCCCAGTGCACTGAAAGTTGTGAAAGAACTCCTGCAGGAAAATACATTGATACTGGTTGATGGGAGCGGTATAGCCCATCCAAGAAGATGCGGGCTTGCAACATACATAGGCATCGAGACACAAACTCCAACAATAGGCATAACGAAGAGCAGGCTTTTCGGAGAATACACAGAGCCAAGAGATACCGGAGATATCAGCCCCCTAACCCACAATGGAGAGATAATAGGCTATGCCATGAAAACATGCAGGAGGTGCAAACCGATATTCATATCTCCCGGAAACATGATAACCCCATTGCAAGCAGTTGAAGCTGTTAAGCTGTGTTTAAAGGGCTACAAACTCCCAGAACCCATCAGGATCGCTGACAGACTTTCAAAGGAGAGAAGGAAAGAGGAGGCTGAAAATGGTCGATATAATAAAATCTGA
- the fdhD gene encoding formate dehydrogenase accessory sulfurtransferase FdhD: protein MVDIIKSDNSLELAKEIEVTVYINGLPSHLMCSPNNLEELAIGFVVSEGLIDRDLVDEIEIHRKGNEIFVDVDANSFTLELRSSGCVGVFKKGEVLPPVEAKEKFSLDELKKALEYIDVEEYRKTRGYHSSAIVGKKGLIVRAIDVGRHNAVDKAIGMALRKNIDTSKVFLLISGRISRGIAAKAVRSGIPLVVSKASILDSAIDVCKKTGLSAVSFASDLIVKGDAIDLG from the coding sequence ATGGTCGATATAATAAAATCTGACAATTCTCTTGAGCTTGCCAAAGAGATTGAGGTCACAGTATACATCAACGGCTTGCCGTCCCACTTAATGTGCTCTCCGAACAACCTTGAGGAGCTGGCTATCGGTTTTGTCGTATCTGAAGGACTGATTGACAGAGACTTGGTGGATGAGATTGAGATACACAGAAAGGGAAACGAGATTTTCGTCGATGTGGACGCAAACTCATTTACCTTAGAGCTCAGAAGTTCGGGATGTGTTGGAGTCTTTAAGAAGGGAGAGGTTCTCCCACCGGTTGAGGCTAAAGAGAAATTCAGTCTGGATGAGCTGAAGAAAGCTCTCGAGTATATCGATGTAGAGGAATACAGAAAAACCAGAGGCTACCACAGCTCCGCCATAGTCGGCAAAAAAGGATTGATCGTAAGGGCTATAGATGTCGGCAGACATAATGCCGTGGATAAGGCAATAGGCATGGCTTTAAGGAAAAACATAGATACCTCAAAGGTTTTTCTCCTCATTTCAGGAAGAATAAGCAGGGGCATCGCTGCAAAGGCGGTTAGATCGGGAATCCCGCTTGTTGTGTCAAAAGCATCCATACTGGACTCTGCCATAGATGTCTGCAAGAAAACAGGACTGTCAGCAGTATCCTTTGCATCCGACCTGATCGTTAAAGGGGATGCAATAGATCTGGGTTGA
- a CDS encoding heme exporter protein CcmB, with protein MISRLIRDGITIALKDAKVEMRSKSTISFMILFSLMNIALFSISISSRDIQRTAPALIWIVFIFVGIVGYSRAFTKEYDEQTIDGLRMFAKPQSILLGKIIYNTCILILLEFIIAPIFIAFFNLEIENLVDFFVILTAGNFAFIVTTTSMSLLTVKSRAREILLPVILFPIIFPIINVAVTALTQVFHGFHYEVSRLYIIACYTLIISLIGFLTVDFALEE; from the coding sequence ATGATATCCAGATTAATCAGGGATGGAATAACGATAGCACTCAAGGATGCGAAAGTGGAGATGAGGAGCAAGAGCACGATAAGCTTCATGATCCTGTTTTCGCTTATGAATATAGCACTCTTTAGCATTTCAATATCCTCAAGAGATATACAGCGAACGGCTCCAGCGCTGATATGGATTGTCTTCATATTTGTTGGCATTGTTGGATACTCAAGAGCATTCACGAAGGAGTATGACGAGCAAACGATAGATGGGCTGAGGATGTTCGCAAAACCTCAGTCAATACTGCTTGGCAAGATAATCTACAACACATGCATTTTGATACTTCTTGAGTTCATAATAGCCCCTATCTTTATAGCTTTCTTCAACCTCGAAATCGAAAATCTGGTGGATTTCTTTGTAATCTTAACGGCTGGCAACTTTGCGTTCATAGTTACAACCACATCAATGTCCCTGCTTACGGTTAAGTCCAGAGCCAGAGAAATCCTGCTTCCCGTGATACTCTTTCCGATAATATTTCCGATAATAAATGTAGCGGTAACCGCTTTAACGCAGGTCTTTCACGGATTTCACTATGAGGTCAGCAGGCTGTACATCATAGCCTGCTATACTCTCATAATCTCCCTTATTGGATTCCTCACAGTGGATTTCGCCTTGGAAGAATAG
- a CDS encoding ABC transporter ATP-binding protein, producing the protein MPAIAVRNLSKKFGRKLVFKDVNFVVKRGEKVAIVGVNGSGKTTLLRILSGQIKPSAGYVEIFGKNPYMDVELRKKIGFLSHSSHLYRELTAKENLIFYAKLMGVDESRVSEVLKLVNLWKARNDLVRSFSKGMEQRLKIAKALLNDPDILICDEPSDGLDVRGREFIRNYIKNFNKTVIISTHSEEEIRLCDRVLGFRDGSIVELSR; encoded by the coding sequence ATGCCCGCAATTGCTGTAAGAAACCTCTCAAAGAAGTTCGGGAGAAAGCTGGTTTTCAAAGATGTGAACTTTGTTGTTAAAAGGGGTGAGAAGGTAGCGATCGTTGGAGTGAACGGCTCGGGCAAAACAACTTTGTTGAGGATACTCTCCGGGCAGATAAAGCCGAGTGCTGGCTATGTTGAAATCTTTGGAAAAAATCCATATATGGATGTTGAGCTGAGGAAGAAAATTGGTTTTCTATCCCACAGCAGTCACCTGTACAGAGAGCTTACTGCAAAAGAGAACCTGATTTTCTATGCAAAGCTGATGGGTGTTGATGAGAGCAGAGTGAGCGAGGTGTTAAAGCTCGTTAATCTATGGAAAGCTAGAAATGATCTGGTAAGGTCTTTTTCTAAGGGAATGGAGCAGAGGTTGAAGATTGCCAAAGCTTTGCTGAACGATCCGGATATTTTGATCTGCGATGAGCCATCTGACGGGTTGGATGTTAGGGGCAGAGAGTTTATCAGAAATTATATAAAAAACTTCAATAAAACCGTAATAATCTCCACACACAGCGAGGAAGAGATAAGGCTATGTGATAGAGTTCTGGGTTTTAGGGATGGTAGCATAGTGGAGCTGTCAAGATGA
- a CDS encoding NAD(P)-binding protein, protein MRVAIIGAGLGGLLSASILSEKGYAVDVYEKLGFYGGRFTSIKYRGFEISTGALHMIPHGRRGPLGKMLKRIGTDVEIVDSKPEGVALQNGEMIEIRSSSFPRKTKLKYFKWLIGYKIFGIDRTMDEYAREMDDFTLKFFEKFLGWSLSIYPDQIKFSDIYEIYKRVLKYGGPGIPIGGCKKVVTELAEIIKSNDGNIYLKKPVEKLIYENKEIRSLKVDGEEKHYDIFISNIGHSLTRELLGFSRQDVVESRGIKYSIALKEPFIGHTGICFPFDVEKISGMNEVTNADPSLAENGHLLMAHQPVRHPAQIKDEIKAGIAELKEVLKGHEYEIIAIQSYHNDWPVNRVMSGKDTGYQTEFRNLFVVGDGAKGKDIEVDGVALGVANLMREEFGLNMGIE, encoded by the coding sequence ATGAGGGTGGCTATCATAGGTGCCGGACTGGGGGGGTTGCTGTCGGCATCTATCCTGTCGGAAAAGGGCTATGCTGTTGATGTATATGAAAAGCTGGGATTCTATGGCGGAAGGTTCACGAGCATAAAGTACAGAGGATTTGAGATCAGCACCGGAGCTTTACACATGATCCCACACGGCAGAAGAGGTCCTCTCGGTAAAATGCTTAAAAGGATCGGTACAGATGTGGAAATAGTCGATTCAAAGCCAGAAGGTGTGGCTTTACAGAATGGAGAGATGATAGAGATCAGAAGCTCTTCATTCCCGAGGAAAACGAAGCTGAAGTATTTCAAGTGGTTGATAGGCTACAAAATATTCGGAATAGACAGAACGATGGATGAGTATGCAAGGGAGATGGATGATTTCACCCTTAAATTCTTTGAGAAATTTCTCGGGTGGTCTTTAAGCATCTATCCCGATCAGATAAAGTTCTCAGACATATATGAAATTTACAAGAGGGTTCTGAAATATGGAGGTCCCGGAATTCCGATAGGTGGGTGTAAAAAGGTGGTTACCGAGCTTGCTGAGATAATAAAAAGCAATGATGGGAATATATACCTTAAAAAACCCGTAGAAAAGCTCATATACGAAAACAAGGAGATCAGGAGCCTGAAAGTCGATGGTGAGGAGAAACACTATGACATATTCATATCGAACATAGGGCATTCCCTGACAAGGGAGCTTCTGGGTTTCAGCAGACAGGATGTGGTTGAGAGCAGAGGTATAAAGTACTCGATCGCTTTAAAAGAGCCTTTCATAGGCCATACTGGAATATGCTTCCCGTTCGATGTTGAGAAAATAAGCGGGATGAACGAGGTGACCAATGCGGATCCCAGCTTAGCTGAAAACGGTCATCTGCTTATGGCACATCAGCCCGTTAGACATCCGGCTCAAATAAAAGATGAGATCAAAGCAGGAATTGCCGAGCTGAAAGAAGTACTAAAGGGCCATGAATACGAGATCATAGCAATTCAGAGCTACCACAATGACTGGCCCGTTAACAGGGTTATGAGCGGAAAGGATACTGGCTATCAGACTGAATTCAGAAACCTCTTTGTGGTCGGAGATGGAGCGAAGGGCAAAGACATCGAGGTGGATGGTGTAGCGCTTGGAGTCGCAAACCTTATGCGTGAAGAATTCGGACTGAACATGGGGATTGAGTGA
- a CDS encoding 4Fe-4S binding protein, which yields MEVKAERCVGCAFCMLICPYDAVKVFGKAEIDEEKCKACLKCVYYCPKSAIGE from the coding sequence ATGGAAGTTAAAGCTGAAAGGTGTGTTGGCTGTGCATTCTGCATGCTTATCTGTCCATATGATGCTGTAAAAGTGTTCGGGAAGGCTGAAATAGATGAAGAAAAATGTAAAGCCTGCCTGAAGTGCGTTTACTACTGTCCGAAGTCTGCAATAGGTGAGTGA
- a CDS encoding DUF1464 family protein encodes MRFAGIDPGTSSYEIFILEDSEPHDRIEIETSAVREDPESVKKIFADLEVDVYAGLSGYGLPFKRFSELDEKDIFLMTLNKDEEKAIGMRSLIDVAIKLDLEIYTIPAVIHLPTVPEYRKINKIDMGTADKLCSVVLALYSCEDVGTADFILVESGYGFNAFISVSRGKIIDGLGGSSSFPAFSSLGAMDGELAYLLGDFPKRLLFSGGIKSYLHDMGIQVNSISEMPEDSLVWLAEYLLKGVRAVNVQNTDRILMSGRNFLNSRFRKIFVEMAEDFTCERLEGFGISKQSAEGAAIIANGIAGGEYKHLVTHLELDKASGSVLDYITSDIRRHLNLQKYF; translated from the coding sequence ATGAGATTCGCAGGAATAGATCCAGGTACATCGAGCTACGAGATATTCATTCTTGAAGATTCAGAACCCCACGACAGGATAGAGATTGAAACCTCTGCAGTTAGAGAGGATCCCGAATCTGTAAAGAAAATATTTGCCGATCTGGAAGTGGATGTTTATGCTGGCCTGTCTGGCTATGGTCTGCCATTCAAAAGGTTCTCAGAGCTTGATGAGAAAGACATTTTCCTGATGACTCTCAATAAAGACGAGGAAAAAGCGATCGGAATGAGAAGCCTGATTGATGTTGCCATAAAGCTTGATCTCGAGATCTATACCATTCCGGCAGTTATACATCTCCCGACAGTCCCGGAATACAGAAAGATAAATAAAATCGATATGGGCACTGCGGACAAGCTCTGTTCAGTTGTTCTTGCACTCTACTCGTGTGAGGATGTGGGTACTGCGGACTTCATACTCGTAGAGTCTGGTTATGGTTTTAACGCCTTCATCTCTGTGAGCAGGGGAAAGATCATCGATGGACTTGGTGGCAGCTCATCTTTTCCTGCATTCTCATCTCTTGGAGCAATGGATGGTGAGCTAGCATACCTGCTTGGAGACTTTCCAAAAAGATTGCTCTTCAGTGGTGGTATCAAAAGCTATCTCCATGATATGGGCATTCAGGTGAACAGCATTAGCGAGATGCCTGAAGACTCGCTGGTCTGGTTAGCAGAATACCTGTTAAAGGGTGTGAGGGCTGTGAATGTTCAGAACACTGACAGAATATTGATGTCTGGCAGGAATTTTTTGAATTCGAGGTTCAGGAAAATATTCGTGGAGATGGCTGAAGACTTCACCTGTGAGAGGCTTGAGGGATTCGGGATCTCCAAGCAATCTGCAGAGGGGGCGGCGATAATAGCAAATGGCATTGCTGGGGGAGAATATAAGCATCTTGTAACCCATCTCGAGCTCGATAAAGCTAGTGGAAGCGTTCTGGACTACATAACCTCTGACATCAGAAGGCACCTGAATCTGCAAAAATACTTTTAA